The DNA window TGACTGATTCGGTGTATCCGGAGTAGGAGCTCATCCAGTTGATCGACGGGTAGTGCCTCGCGTAGGCGAGCTTCGCGTCGAGGGCCCAGAAGTTCTTCACGAACCTGATGGTCTGGGAGGTGACCGGCTCGGTGAAGTCGCCCCCGGCAGGGGAAACGGCGCCGATGAGTGTGATGGAACCGGTCCGTTCGGGAGTCCCCAGGACGTCGACCCTCCCCGCCCTCTCGTAGAACTCGGCCAGCCTGGACGCAAGGTAGGAGGGGTACCCTTCCTCGGCGGGCATCTCCTCTAGCCTTCCGCTGATCTCTCTGAGGGCCTCGGCCCACCTGCTGGTGGAGTCGGCGACGAGGACGGTGTCGTAGCCCATGTCCCTGTAGTATTCCGCCATGGTGACGCCGGTGTAGATGCTAGCCTCCCTCGCAGCCACGGGCATGTTGCTCACGTTCGCTACCAGGATCGTACGCTCCATCAGGGGCCTGCCGCTCTGGGGGTCGATCAGCTCCGGGAACTCGACCAGGACCTCGGTCATCTCGTTGCCCCGCTCTCCGCAGCCGATGTGGAAGACCACCTTGGCGTCTGCCCACTTTGCGACGCTGTGTAGGGTGACTGTCTTTCCGGTTCCGAAGGCGCCGGGGATGGCGCCGGTGCCCCCCTTGGCCATGGGGAATACGGAATCAAGGACCCTCTGGCCGGTCATCAGAGGAATCTCGGGGTCGAGCCTCTCGCGGATCGGCCTGGGCTTCCTGACTGGCCACTTGTGGTAGAGCATCAGATTGTATTTCTTGCCAGTCTTGTCCTCCGCCGTCACCACTGTCTCGTCGATCTTGTACTTCCCTGTCCTGACCACGTCCTTCACCTTGGCCTTGGGCACCGTCGGGGGGACCAGGATCTTGTGGTCGATCAGGGGAGTCTCCTTCACCGTGCCGATGATGCTCCCCCCTTCGAGGTCGTCTCC is part of the Nitrososphaerota archaeon genome and encodes:
- a CDS encoding V-type ATP synthase subunit A — encoded protein: MPVKGKIEWISGPAVKASGMSSAKMYEVASVGDEKLIGEVIKLTGDIAFVQVYESTSGLRPGEPVIGTGQPLSTTLGPGMIGTIYDGLQRPLDVIAKKAGSFITRGVTANSIPFDKEWEFVPSLKKGDDLEGGSIIGTVKETPLIDHKILVPPTVPKAKVKDVVRTGKYKIDETVVTAEDKTGKKYNLMLYHKWPVRKPRPIRERLDPEIPLMTGQRVLDSVFPMAKGGTGAIPGAFGTGKTVTLHSVAKWADAKVVFHIGCGERGNEMTEVLVEFPELIDPQSGRPLMERTILVANVSNMPVAAREASIYTGVTMAEYYRDMGYDTVLVADSTSRWAEALREISGRLEEMPAEEGYPSYLASRLAEFYERAGRVDVLGTPERTGSITLIGAVSPAGGDFTEPVTSQTIRFVKNFWALDAKLAYARHYPSINWMSSYSGYTESVSKWWKERVDKDWLSVRGEAYGILQREDALKEIVRLLGPEALPDEEKLILDVARMIQIGFLQQNAYDDTDAYCSPQKQFKMMKMFVQYHQEALKALRNGVPLSKIRAMQMIAPMLRAKFAIKSEELAKLDSLIRQMFDEFSSISSVQEVRAA